In Paenibacillus sonchi, the genomic stretch AACTGGAAATGTGTATAAACTTGGGGAGTATGATGAACTGTCTAATTACACTCATTTAATGAATTATAAAGGAAAGGACAAGCGGTATGTCAGTGAAGCATGGAATAACGGTCAGTTCACCAATGGTCAGGTCAAATCTTCTGGCTATGTTGAATATCTAGATCTGAAGCGTGAATATTTTTCAACTTCAGGTGATCTTATCGGCATTGTTGACCGATTTGGTAATGCGATTACCTTTAACTATACAGATGGAATATTGTCCTCTATTAAAGATACGACTGGACGAGTTGTTACATTCACAATTGAACCCAAAGTGGACGGGAAGATTGAAATTATTGTTAATGATGGCAACTCTGAAGCGCAAAGAGTCATTTTGAAAAGAAAAAAAGTACAAGCTAATATTGAGTCTGGGGTGGGAATTCCTGCCTTGCAAACCGATGTTCCTGTGCTCTCTTCCATTACGAATCAGATCGGAGAGGAAACTACCTTTGACTACGGGAACAATATGTCTATGTACTCATCTTACGGCTTTATATTTACATCCATGCTGCGGAAAGTGACATACCCCTATAATAAATCAAATACAAATTATGAGTATGAGCCGGCTCTTCGTCGTCTCAATAGCTCTGAAAATATTTCAGAATACCGGATAAAATCAAGAAGTGATTTTACCGGATCAAAGGCATATCAGCAAATCAACTATTCGTATATCGGAGACTATACTGGCAATAAACCTAATGAGTTCCCGCTAAATTTGCCAGATGACTTTCGTTACAGTACGGCAACAACAGTCATAAGCAGTTCAGCCAGCAATGGGCTTACCACTACAAACACCTTTGATAAAGAAGGCCGGGTCCTTCGAACAGAAACGCGAGAACCGGGGGAGAGCGGAAGGTAACGACCAATACTGCCTTTCATGGATTATTTACTCAGTTGCCTACCCAAACGACCATCTCAGAATATTCAGCCCAGGATAGCGATGCTACAGCCAATCATTTATACAGCGAAACCGGGTATAACGAATGGGGACAGGTTGTGAGTCAAACCAAGCCGTTGACCGGGGAGAAGTATAACAATCCGGTGCTCAAACAGCGCTATACAACCACGTATCAATATGAGCCAAGGTACCATCTGATTTCTGCAGTATCCAGTTACCAGAATGAATCGGATGCTACACCCGCAACGGAACAATATACGTACACATCTGAGGGAAGACCAGCCACCGTAACTAATGCGTTAGGGGAGCAAACTGTGTACAGCTACAGCTATCGCAATGGAACCGGAGGAATTTCGCAGGCAACGGCAGAGAAGACTTCGAATGGGAAAACTGTGGCCAAAACTGTAACAGTTTTCGGGGCGGAAAGCCGTCATGCCTATCCAACTGAACAGCAGCAGTGGTTCAACCTCGGGCAACCGGATCAGCAAGTTGTGAAAAATCAGATGAGTTATGAAATGGGAAGCGGCTTACTGAAAAGTAAAACTGATGGTAATCTTCAGACTACATCGTATGAATACGACGCTGCGGGTCGATTGAAAAAAGAAACCTACCCAGTCCGAACCAATACCAAAGGAGAAAGATATAGTGAAGTGATCGATTACAATTATTATAATCAGACCTCTGTGAACTTTGATGCTGTGAACGCAGGGACGTTTGTTCTAAAAGTGAATACCATTAAAACCGTAACTAACTTGTCCACTCACGATGCCGTTATCACAAATTCAGATGCGTTATATAATGGACTAGGACTTCTTCTGTTGGAAGAGCACCACGATGATAATGCAGGAAAATGGGTATACCAGCAATATCATTATGACGATATGGGGCGTCCGGTGTATTCCATTGACCCCGCTGGAAATACATTGACTGTCAGCTACGATGCGTGGGGCAGACAGAACCGGGCCACGAATGCCAACGGAGATCTCATCGTCAGCGACTATTCATTCAAAGCGCGCACCAACACAAGCTACATTCAGGATAAGAACACAGGCGAGAAGCTGAACTATGTCCAGGACACCTACGATGCCTGGGGAAATAAAATTTCGGCCTCCACCTATAAGGATTGGCCAACGAATCAACAACAGATTATCGAATCCTATCGATACGATATCGCGGGAAACATCACAGGTTACACCGATCCTAATCATAATGTGAACGAGGACGGGGTTACGACCACCTATGCCTATGATGCCTTAGGCCGATTATCCGCCGTAAAAGATGCGCTGAACCAGACCACCAACTACAGCTATGACGGCAATGGTCACGTATCGAAAGTGACGATACAGGCTAAAAACGGCTCGCCGCAAACCCTGAATACCAAGACGTATAACGAACTGGGCCTGCTTAAAGTGAAACAGGACGGGGCTTTACAAAATGAAAGCTATACCTACAACAGCGCAGGCCAATTGGCAGCAAAAACAGACCGCAATGGCAGCACGTTTGGATATACGTATGACGAAAGCGGCCAACTGAAAAAGAGCACGATCAGCGGGATGGTCAACAATGTGGCGCAAACGCAGGAAACGAATGTGATTTTCGGAGAGGGGGCACCGCAGAAACAGACCATCGAAACGCGTACGAACAACACACTCACGGCCACCCAAACGCAAACTCTGGATAGTTTGGGCCAAGTGCGCAACACATACTCGTTATCTGGCAACCACTCGGCGTACATCGGTAATCAGAGAGACGTACTGGGACGGATGACACAGATCAATGACAACTACATGGGCTTTTACACGAACTATCAGTATAATAAGCAGCGATTGGATAAAGTACAAACCAACGGGAGTTCTACGCTCACAGGTGCTTCTTCGGCCAATGTACAGTACAGCTACTTCGCGAACGATTTGGTGAAGTCGATTACGTACCCGACGCTTACAGATGGCAGCATCCTGAAGACGGAATATACGTACAACAAAGCGCTGGGCTGGACCGAGAGCATGACGAACACCAAAGGCAGTGACGTGCTATCGGGATACAGCTATGGTTACGACAATAACGGGAATCGCATCTCTGTAAGCGAGGTGCGCAAAGGCAGCAGCACCGCGCAAACGACAAGTTATACCTATGACGCGCTGAACCGCCTGTTGTCCATTACCCGGCCGGATGGCGCGAAAACGACGTACACCTATGACGTGCGGGGCAACCGCCAGACGTTATCGGATACGAGCAGTGCAAGTCTGGACACGGTGGATACAAGCTATACTTATGATTTGCAGAACACCTTAACCTCCGTTACCAAAGGGGGAAGTGCAACCAGCTTCAAATATTATGCTGATGGCCTGCGTTCCATGAAGACAAATGGCAGTACCCAGACCCAGGTGAACTATAACCTGAATGGTGACGTGATCTCGCAAGAGAAGATCGTCAGCGGTGTGTTCGTGGAACAAGCGAACTTTGTACGTGGGGACCGGGTACTGGTGAAGAAGGATAAGAAAGCTTCCAAGGATTACTATTACCTGTACAATGGGCACGGTGACGTCGTACAGATCGTGGATACCAGCGGAGTGGTAATCAACAACTACACCTATGATGAGTGGGGAAACATCACCAGCCAGGTGGAGGGAACCTCCAATTCCTTCAAGTACTCAGGAGAAGTGTACGATCCAGAAACCGGGCTTTACTATTTGCGGGCACGGTATTATGATCCGAGTATGGGGCGGTTTTTAAATGAGGATACGGTTGAGGGGCAGATTGATAATCCAATAAGTCAAAACCTGTATACCTATGTGCAAAATAACCCATTGAAGTATACTGATCCATCAGGGCACATGCCGGTAGAATTTTTACAACACCTCTCTAAGATGTATAATTCAAAAAAGCTAAGTGCTCAGCAAGTTACATTTGAAGCAATAGGGGTAAATTTAGGAAATGTTTTTCTAGCTTTTCACGAGATAGCTCAACTAAATATATCTAAAAAGCTACATGGGATGAATATCAATAGCGTGTTAGAGTATCCAATAACTTCCTCCTCGAAAAAAGATATATGGGGAAACTATAAAAAATATGAGGCAGATGTCGTCATTCCAAAAACAAAAGAAGTATATGAAGTTAAGCCGCTCTTTGGTGAAGATCCGAAAAAACAATTGGAGAAGTATAAGAAAGATGGGAATCTAATCCTGGGAGGCCAGCTTCCTTCTATTACGGATATTCCAATTCTAGATGATTTAAAAATGGGTATTGTTTTCTTAAAGCCTGGTGAGGCTAATTATTACTTCTATAAGAAAGATCGTAGTGGGGAAGTAGAATTTATAACTACCACAGAAGCGAAACAAATAGTTCAAGAATACTATGAACCATTATACAATCGAACGCCTATTCTTATACCAGGATTAGGTGGTGGAATGATTCCTGTTCCTGCAATTCCTTGAAGAAAGAGAGGGTGTATTTATGAAGGAATTTAATATTAATGAAGGAAGAGGAGGATTCAATGTTGGTTATTTCTCAACTGAAAGTGTGCAAGCCACTAATGTTAGTTGGACAAGACAATCTAGATTTATTGGTCCATCCAAGCCTTCTGTAAGAACTGTATTTGAAGCCCCAATAGCAGTGAAACAAAATCATTATGTGATAAACAATAAAAGAGACTTGTTATTTGGAGGAGATGGGGAATTCTATAATATAAATATAAGAGGTGAAATCAATTGGCATTATAAAGATTCGCGAAATTTTATGGATAGATTCTTTTTTACCAGCCCAATAATATTGAAAAATGGTTATATCTTAGTTGGGACATCGGGGGATGGGATTCAAAGGGACATAAAGTAATGGCATTTGATCGGGATGGACATCTGGTGTGGGATTTTAAATGTGATGATGCTGTTTCATCAACTTGTGTTACAGATAGTGAAGGAAATATTTATTTTACTACCTATGGTTCAAAGTTATATTCTGTCGATTTAGATGGAAACCTTAGATGGATATTTCGTTATGAAGCAGAATTTTCAATAACACCCGTTATATCCGACGAGTGGAAAATATATATTTCATCTAATGATGAGTTCATGATGATTTTAGATCGATTTGGGAATTTATTAGAAAAATTCAAAATAGGAACATGTGGGCCATATTCCTTCCCAGTATTTGATCAACTTGGTAACTTATATTTTAAAACAAATATGATTGATGATATTCAATTAATATCATTAAACAATCAAGGGACAATAAACTGGCTTTT encodes the following:
- a CDS encoding RHS repeat domain-containing protein, with protein sequence MSQTKPLTGEKYNNPVLKQRYTTTYQYEPRYHLISAVSSYQNESDATPATEQYTYTSEGRPATVTNALGEQTVYSYSYRNGTGGISQATAEKTSNGKTVAKTVTVFGAESRHAYPTEQQQWFNLGQPDQQVVKNQMSYEMGSGLLKSKTDGNLQTTSYEYDAAGRLKKETYPVRTNTKGERYSEVIDYNYYNQTSVNFDAVNAGTFVLKVNTIKTVTNLSTHDAVITNSDALYNGLGLLLLEEHHDDNAGKWVYQQYHYDDMGRPVYSIDPAGNTLTVSYDAWGRQNRATNANGDLIVSDYSFKARTNTSYIQDKNTGEKLNYVQDTYDAWGNKISASTYKDWPTNQQQIIESYRYDIAGNITGYTDPNHNVNEDGVTTTYAYDALGRLSAVKDALNQTTNYSYDGNGHVSKVTIQAKNGSPQTLNTKTYNELGLLKVKQDGALQNESYTYNSAGQLAAKTDRNGSTFGYTYDESGQLKKSTISGMVNNVAQTQETNVIFGEGAPQKQTIETRTNNTLTATQTQTLDSLGQVRNTYSLSGNHSAYIGNQRDVLGRMTQINDNYMGFYTNYQYNKQRLDKVQTNGSSTLTGASSANVQYSYFANDLVKSITYPTLTDGSILKTEYTYNKALGWTESMTNTKGSDVLSGYSYGYDNNGNRISVSEVRKGSSTAQTTSYTYDALNRLLSITRPDGAKTTYTYDVRGNRQTLSDTSSASLDTVDTSYTYDLQNTLTSVTKGGSATSFKYYADGLRSMKTNGSTQTQVNYNLNGDVISQEKIVSGVFVEQANFVRGDRVLVKKDKKASKDYYYLYNGHGDVVQIVDTSGVVINNYTYDEWGNITSQVEGTSNSFKYSGEVYDPETGLYYLRARYYDPSMGRFLNEDTVEGQIDNPISQNLYTYVQNNPLKYTDPSGHMPVEFLQHLSKMYNSKKLSAQQVTFEAIGVNLGNVFLAFHEIAQLNISKKLHGMNINSVLEYPITSSSKKDIWGNYKKYEADVVIPKTKEVYEVKPLFGEDPKKQLEKYKKDGNLILGGQLPSITDIPILDDLKMGIVFLKPGEANYYFYKKDRSGEVEFITTTEAKQIVQEYYEPLYNRTPILIPGLGGGMIPVPAIP
- a CDS encoding PQQ-binding-like beta-propeller repeat protein; translated protein: MAFDRDGHLVWDFKCDDAVSSTCVTDSEGNIYFTTYGSKLYSVDLDGNLRWIFRYEAEFSITPVISDEWKIYISSNDEFMMILDRFGNLLEKFKIGTCGPYSFPVFDQLGNLYFKTNMIDDIQLISLNNQGTINWLFSPKRGDIITSPALNDAGFLFVGATFFQLICVDSAGKEVWTTAVEGFMSQPPIVDINSNVYTVSYKESRGRGYSYLQSFSKEGKENWRIKLEGVLTLPVLSSDGEIVLLLNNTSGWIEKTQVITVTQK